From a single Alkalihalophilus pseudofirmus genomic region:
- a CDS encoding CD1375 family protein, protein MVDMYVVLVINKRRTIDQVPAQWRDLVKADLTAIGVDGYGDQL, encoded by the coding sequence ATGGTAGATATGTATGTGGTTTTGGTTATTAACAAGCGTAGAACGATTGACCAAGTACCTGCACAGTGGAGAGATTTAGTGAAAGCTGATTTAACCGCTATTGGTGTGGATGGCTATGGTGACCAATTGTAG
- a CDS encoding CD1375 family protein, translating to MVEMYVRLIRNSEEKGNEDWTIDRVPERFREDVKTALKGGN from the coding sequence ATGGTGGAAATGTATGTGCGTCTTATTCGCAACAGCGAAGAAAAAGGTAATGAAGATTGGACAATTGATCGTGTACCTGAAAGATTCCGTGAAGATGTTAAAACTGCTCTTAAAGGAGGAAATTAA